One segment of Cololabis saira isolate AMF1-May2022 chromosome 9, fColSai1.1, whole genome shotgun sequence DNA contains the following:
- the LOC133450867 gene encoding phospholipase A and acyltransferase 4-like yields MDQREVQPGDLIEIFRDDHNHWAVYVGDGNVVHLPEPPGQGGDGIGFVGEAQGLRQQLQDVVGNDNWRVNNLLDGIHPPRPADDIVRDAGLLVYEEMGFNLENVNCEQFATELRYGEPEGQQEVAAAVEVAAFAADLLGNDSD; encoded by the exons ATG GATCAAAGGGAGGTCCAACCTGGAGACCTGATTGAGATCTTCCGTGATGATCATAACCACTGGGCTGTTTATGTTGGTGATGGAAACGTCGTTCACCTCCCAGAACCACCGG GGCAAGGTGGTGATGGTATTGGTTTTGTTGGTGAAGCCCAAGGGTTgaggcagcagctgcaggacgtGGTGGGAAATGACAACTGGAGAGTCAACAATCTCTTGGATGGTATACACCCACCTCGTCCAGCTGATGATATTGTGAGAGATGCCGGCTTACTGGTGTATGAAGAAATGGGGTTCAATCTGGAGAATGTCAACTGTGAACAGTTCGCCACTGAGCTGCGTTACGGCGAGCCTGAGGGTCAGCAG GAGGTTGCTGCAGCGGTAGAAGTTGCAGCATTCGCCGCGGATCTCCTGGGAAATGATAGCGATTGA